A region from the Saccharomonospora azurea NA-128 genome encodes:
- a CDS encoding TetR/AcrR family transcriptional regulator codes for MPPTPTHRTARQRARAEITLAIKDEARRQLAVQGATALSLRAVARELGMVSSALYRYFPSRDDLLTALIIDAYDGLGATVEAAVRPDDPARAQWRAACHAVRDWARAHPHEYLLLYGSPVPGYRAPQDTIRPGGRVPTALVEILARAAARGEVAAQAPDEPAVPDELLTQLATITTVVGVEVPAPLLAKGLAAWTQLFGMVGFELTGQFAGTLEPADAFVSHTIERMADFVGLAGERRNGG; via the coding sequence ATGCCCCCGACACCTACCCACCGCACCGCCCGGCAACGCGCTCGGGCGGAGATCACCCTGGCGATCAAGGACGAGGCTCGGCGCCAGCTCGCCGTGCAGGGCGCGACCGCCCTGTCACTCCGCGCCGTCGCGCGGGAACTGGGCATGGTGTCGTCGGCGCTGTACCGCTACTTCCCCAGCCGCGACGACCTGCTCACCGCGCTGATCATCGACGCCTACGACGGACTCGGTGCGACCGTGGAAGCAGCCGTGCGCCCCGACGACCCCGCACGCGCGCAGTGGCGCGCCGCCTGCCACGCCGTCCGCGACTGGGCTCGCGCGCACCCGCACGAGTACCTGCTGCTCTACGGCTCTCCGGTCCCCGGCTACCGCGCGCCGCAGGACACGATCCGCCCGGGCGGCCGCGTCCCGACGGCGCTGGTCGAGATCCTCGCGAGAGCGGCGGCGCGCGGCGAGGTCGCCGCCCAGGCCCCGGACGAGCCCGCCGTCCCCGACGAGTTGCTCACCCAGCTCGCGACGATCACCACCGTGGTCGGCGTGGAGGTCCCCGCGCCGCTGCTGGCGAAGGGGCTCGCCGCGTGGACGCAACTGTTCGGGATGGTGGGCTTCGAGCTGACGGGCCAGTTCGCGGGCACTCTGGAGCCCGCGGACGCGTTCGTCTCCCACACGATCGAACGAATGGCCGACTTCGTCGGTCTTGCCGGTGAACGCCGGAATGGCGGGTGA
- a CDS encoding nitroreductase/quinone reductase family protein, whose amino-acid sequence MSGPAKNAVHYLPPGRVTRVLNRVVGALTRRGLSMWGSRVLSVPGRTTGIMRSTPVNVLSLDGEQYLVAARGTTEWVRNLRAARTGRLTVGRREQWFDGIEVLDDARLPVLRAYLRRWGWEVGAYFDGVTADASDDELRVAAARHPVFRIVATDPPTAG is encoded by the coding sequence ATGTCCGGCCCAGCCAAGAATGCAGTCCACTACCTGCCGCCCGGGCGCGTGACCCGGGTGCTGAACCGCGTGGTCGGCGCGCTCACCCGACGCGGCTTGAGCATGTGGGGCAGTCGCGTGCTCTCCGTTCCGGGGCGCACGACCGGGATCATGCGATCGACTCCGGTGAACGTGCTCAGCCTCGACGGCGAGCAGTACCTCGTCGCCGCGCGGGGCACGACCGAATGGGTGCGCAACCTCCGCGCCGCCCGAACCGGCCGGTTGACCGTGGGTAGGCGCGAACAGTGGTTCGACGGGATCGAGGTCCTCGACGACGCCCGGCTCCCGGTCCTACGCGCCTATCTGAGGCGCTGGGGGTGGGAGGTCGGGGCCTACTTCGACGGCGTCACCGCCGATGCGTCCGACGACGAGCTCCGTGTCGCCGCGGCCCGGCATCCCGTGTTCCGGATCGTGGCGACGGACCCGCCGACGGCGGGGTGA
- a CDS encoding beta-ketoacyl synthase N-terminal-like domain-containing protein: MSSPGGIGICGIGAVTGYGWGREALWEGLRTTKPAAVLTRGFGGDVDGDVPDAGWVARVPDGGVEADGRGRFARAMRSAAREAIDDAHRRGWREGRRVGLLHAVVLGEVELWRDFYLAEHGDLRPRDYLALMPSTPMSTLMQEYGFHGPAMNVSAMCASGNAGLLTAKLWLEAGIVDDVVLVATDLSLTPENVRHFVRLGVTVVDTDPLDGCRPFQEGSRGFVMGEASVAFVLSGRAREPYSWLLGGAMSHDAFHATSIDPELHQVRRSFAEALSDADVPGTAVGYLNAHGPGTRQCDLAEATIADELFADDAGLYSVKPLVGHCQGAAAAVEVAVAALGYDRGHVPAPPRVAPAHPRLLHGTVPVNDRLTVKSSLGMGGHNSVIVLAPPA; the protein is encoded by the coding sequence ATGAGTTCACCAGGTGGAATAGGCATTTGCGGTATTGGTGCGGTCACCGGCTACGGCTGGGGCCGCGAGGCACTGTGGGAGGGCCTGCGGACGACCAAGCCCGCGGCCGTGCTCACGCGTGGCTTCGGCGGTGACGTCGACGGCGACGTGCCCGACGCCGGGTGGGTGGCCCGGGTCCCGGACGGTGGTGTCGAGGCGGACGGCAGGGGGCGGTTCGCCAGGGCCATGCGGTCGGCCGCGCGCGAGGCGATCGACGACGCACACCGGCGCGGGTGGCGAGAGGGGCGCCGCGTGGGGCTGCTCCACGCGGTCGTGCTCGGCGAGGTCGAGCTGTGGCGCGACTTCTACCTGGCCGAGCACGGCGACCTCCGGCCGAGGGACTATCTGGCGCTCATGCCGTCGACGCCGATGTCGACGTTGATGCAGGAGTACGGCTTCCACGGCCCCGCCATGAACGTCTCGGCCATGTGCGCGTCGGGCAACGCCGGGTTGCTCACCGCGAAGCTGTGGCTGGAGGCCGGGATCGTCGACGACGTCGTGCTCGTCGCCACCGACCTGTCGCTCACGCCCGAGAACGTCCGGCACTTCGTGCGACTCGGTGTCACCGTGGTGGACACCGACCCGCTCGATGGGTGCCGTCCGTTCCAGGAGGGCAGCCGCGGCTTCGTGATGGGCGAGGCCTCGGTGGCGTTCGTGCTGTCCGGACGGGCGCGGGAACCGTACTCGTGGCTGCTGGGCGGGGCCATGTCGCACGACGCCTTCCACGCCACCTCGATCGACCCGGAGCTGCACCAGGTGCGGCGCAGCTTCGCCGAGGCGCTGAGCGACGCGGACGTGCCGGGGACGGCGGTCGGGTACCTCAACGCGCACGGCCCGGGCACCCGGCAGTGCGACCTGGCCGAGGCGACGATCGCGGACGAGCTGTTCGCCGACGACGCCGGGTTGTACTCGGTGAAACCGCTGGTCGGGCACTGCCAGGGGGCGGCGGCGGCCGTCGAGGTGGCCGTGGCGGCCCTCGGCTACGACCGCGGTCACGTGCCCGCGCCACCTCGCGTCGCCCCGGCGCACCCCCGGCTGCTGCACGGCACCGTGCCGGTGAACGACCGGCTCACCGTGAAGTCGTCCCTCGGCATGGGGGGCCACAACTCCGTGATCGTGCTGGCACCGCCGGCCTGA
- a CDS encoding carboxymuconolactone decarboxylase family protein, whose protein sequence is MRRPRIAPGGRREIGVVAWVFARAAGRVTGTETPALFTTLGRARGLFWAWLHFAGRLMPGGRLPRRESELVILRVATLARSDYERTHHRRLGRRAGLSEDELARVVEGPDAPGWSQRERLLLRAADELHELRDVTDETWSGLAAHLDERRLIELLLLVGHYEMLATTLHALRVSPDAPRRQRRTKRTARVKSR, encoded by the coding sequence ATGAGGCGCCCGCGGATCGCGCCGGGTGGACGCCGGGAGATCGGCGTCGTCGCGTGGGTGTTCGCCCGCGCCGCAGGGCGCGTGACCGGCACCGAGACACCGGCCCTCTTCACGACGTTGGGTCGCGCGCGGGGACTCTTCTGGGCGTGGCTGCATTTCGCGGGTCGCCTCATGCCGGGCGGCCGGCTGCCCCGGCGCGAGAGCGAGCTGGTGATCCTGCGCGTCGCGACGCTCGCCCGCAGCGACTACGAGCGCACCCATCACCGGCGACTGGGGCGACGTGCCGGGTTGAGCGAGGACGAGCTCGCTCGCGTGGTCGAAGGACCGGACGCGCCCGGCTGGTCGCAGCGTGAGCGCCTGCTGTTGCGGGCCGCCGACGAACTCCACGAGCTCCGCGACGTCACCGACGAGACGTGGAGCGGGCTGGCCGCGCACCTGGACGAGCGGCGCCTCATCGAACTGCTGCTGCTGGTGGGGCACTACGAGATGCTCGCGACCACGCTGCACGCCCTGCGCGTCAGCCCGGATGCACCCCGGCGTCAGCGCCGGACGAAGCGCACGGCGAGGGTGAAGTCGAGGTAG
- a CDS encoding OsmC family peroxiredoxin, which yields MATREATTHWTGGLNSGSGALTLDSSNSARFNVTFPRRIGEPEGTSSPEELIAAAQASCLAMNLAGTLEKDGLTPGTIDVTAAVTVEPSDGGLSINTVAITLRASVDGVDEERFTQLAQKAKDTCPVSRALAGTTITMDAALA from the coding sequence ATGGCCACGCGTGAGGCGACCACTCACTGGACGGGTGGGCTCAACAGCGGGTCGGGCGCGTTGACGCTCGACTCGTCCAACTCGGCTCGGTTCAACGTCACCTTCCCCCGCCGGATCGGCGAACCCGAGGGGACGTCGAGCCCCGAGGAGCTGATCGCGGCCGCCCAGGCGTCGTGCCTGGCGATGAACCTCGCCGGAACCCTGGAGAAGGACGGCCTGACGCCCGGGACCATCGACGTGACCGCCGCGGTGACCGTCGAACCCTCCGACGGAGGGCTCAGCATCAACACCGTGGCGATCACGCTGCGGGCCTCGGTGGACGGTGTCGACGAGGAGCGGTTCACCCAGCTCGCGCAGAAGGCGAAGGACACGTGTCCCGTCAGTCGCGCGCTCGCGGGCACCACGATCACGATGGACGCCGCCCTCGCCTGA
- a CDS encoding glutaredoxin family protein: MGIDTIEFYWRPGCPFCAILRGRLRESGLPVREINIWEDSDAAARVRSVNQGNETVPTVFIGDRALVNPSMDELTAVIEREAPELFDLAQPAAQGHGSRH, from the coding sequence TTGGGTATCGACACCATCGAGTTCTACTGGCGGCCGGGCTGCCCGTTCTGCGCGATCCTGAGGGGTCGGCTTCGGGAGAGCGGCCTGCCGGTGCGGGAAATCAACATCTGGGAGGACTCCGACGCCGCCGCGCGCGTGCGTTCGGTGAACCAGGGCAACGAGACCGTTCCGACCGTCTTCATCGGTGACCGTGCTCTGGTCAACCCGAGCATGGACGAGCTGACCGCCGTCATCGAGCGGGAGGCTCCCGAGCTGTTCGACCTGGCTCAGCCGGCCGCTCAGGGCCACGGCTCGCGGCACTGA
- a CDS encoding YceI family protein, giving the protein MTPEPASNITPPPPGRYELDTEGSTVEFAMKHLFGLLPVRGTFALAGGSATVADPVEKSTVEAQIDAASFRTPTPPRDRVVRSTMYLDTDNHPTISFSSTQWDGNTLTGTLTVREVTGPVTLTVTESSVNGDSFTARATARVDRLALGVTAARGMTGRYLDFTLAVRFVRR; this is encoded by the coding sequence ATGACACCCGAACCGGCGAGCAACATCACGCCTCCACCGCCCGGGCGCTACGAGCTCGACACCGAGGGCTCCACGGTCGAGTTCGCCATGAAGCACCTCTTCGGCCTCCTGCCCGTGCGCGGCACATTCGCACTCGCCGGCGGATCGGCGACGGTCGCCGACCCCGTCGAGAAGTCCACTGTGGAGGCGCAGATCGACGCGGCCAGCTTCCGCACGCCGACGCCGCCGCGGGACCGGGTCGTCCGCTCGACGATGTACCTCGACACCGACAACCACCCGACGATCTCCTTCAGCTCGACGCAGTGGGACGGCAACACCCTCACGGGCACGCTCACCGTCCGGGAGGTCACCGGACCCGTCACGCTGACCGTCACGGAGTCCTCAGTGAACGGCGACTCGTTCACCGCGCGCGCCACGGCCCGAGTCGACCGGCTCGCGCTGGGCGTCACGGCGGCCCGGGGAATGACCGGCCGCTACCTCGACTTCACCCTCGCCGTGCGCTTCGTCCGGCGCTGA
- a CDS encoding (Fe-S)-binding protein, producing MALFATCLTDTLYPDTGKAVVRLLTRLGCEVDFPLGQTCCGQMHFNTGYHDEAVPLARRYAEVFDGYDHVVAPSGSCAGMVREIHPGLCGASPAVERTYELSEFLVDVLGVTDVGAYFPHRVTYHPTCHSLRMLGVGDRPVRLLRAVRGLDLVELPQAEQCCGFGGTFALKNAETSTAMLADKMRCVQDTVAQVVTAGDNSCLMHIGGGLSRLSTGVRALHLAEILASTEEEPWVATP from the coding sequence GTGGCGTTGTTCGCCACGTGCCTCACCGACACGCTCTACCCCGACACGGGGAAGGCCGTGGTCCGGCTCCTGACCCGGCTGGGGTGCGAGGTCGACTTCCCCCTCGGCCAGACGTGCTGCGGTCAGATGCACTTCAACACCGGCTACCACGACGAGGCCGTGCCGCTCGCCCGTCGCTATGCGGAGGTGTTCGACGGCTACGACCACGTCGTGGCGCCGTCGGGTTCCTGCGCGGGCATGGTGCGCGAGATCCATCCCGGGTTGTGCGGCGCGAGTCCGGCCGTCGAGCGCACGTACGAGCTCAGCGAGTTCCTCGTCGACGTGCTCGGGGTGACGGACGTGGGCGCGTACTTCCCGCACCGGGTGACCTACCACCCGACGTGCCACTCGCTGCGCATGCTCGGCGTCGGCGACCGGCCCGTGCGCCTGCTGCGCGCGGTGCGCGGTCTCGACCTCGTGGAACTGCCGCAGGCGGAGCAGTGTTGCGGATTCGGCGGCACCTTCGCGCTCAAGAACGCCGAGACGTCCACGGCGATGCTGGCCGACAAGATGCGCTGCGTGCAGGACACGGTTGCGCAGGTGGTGACGGCGGGGGACAACTCGTGTCTCATGCACATCGGCGGTGGTCTGTCCCGGCTGAGCACGGGCGTGCGGGCGCTGCATCTGGCGGAGATTCTCGCGAGTACGGAGGAAGAGCCGTGGGTCGCAACCCCGTGA
- a CDS encoding sensor domain-containing protein, which translates to MMEAYTHDEVSTWQQQVDVVELALAATTAGAWSVDLPDFETTWSTELPEVLGVDAAETAAVRERLLELIEPLTVAAQNCPVWHNFDLEQRHMTPGGETRWTRFLARAQGNAVTGKVHRLVGIAADVTERHGNAQALADLADRYRLLVEFSPDGICVHQDGDLVYVNPAAARFVAADEPSAVLGRPIIDFVNPRSVPELLQRVSSLRGPGEATEPTEVRLSRLDGGSMLIESVSVRTTWKGRPAYQVIMRDITAQKAAESALRYQAALVSHVSDAIIGTSSDGMVTSWNPAAERVYGHSEDVALGRSVGEVVGATLDPQAVVAQGGVIEAEHRKADGSALTVRVSASPMDTGYVLVCADETARRAAERRYRTVVAALDEGVVVLDANGLVGSANPAAGRILGLPVEAMIGCSPTLFPLHDESGARIPPSEYPSSLVRTTGMATQNRVVRARRPDGCWVWLSMSCRPLDSGATPPHQVVTSFTDITERKAIGERLEHDATHDPLTGLANRTLVLQRLSEALHRRRDGSLACVLFIDLDKFKVINDSLGHGIGDKVLRIAGQRLKNSVRRNDLVGRLGGDEFAVVTLGVEHGKQIRALIHHIRDALTEPITVDGRRLRVDASIGVVTAGEDDERSAEDLLRDADVAMYQAKTRGRGRHEFFDVELRERVQRQLRLEQDLRDSVRAGQLWVAYQPVVDLRTYQRVAVEGLLRWQHPVHGLISPGEFIPLAEESDLINLVGGHMLRTATRELARRRLRGDVRTRLTVNLSARQLEDDSVVDAVHDALRSTGLPPAELCLEITESALMRDPEAAADVLTALRGLGVRLAIDDFGTGYSSLAQLWKLPLDTLKIDRSFVMGLDGSDHADAEAIIKGIVTMAHSMGLTVIAEGTENERQVAILRGLGCDQAQGYHFGRPAPADEVFRS; encoded by the coding sequence ATGATGGAGGCGTACACCCACGACGAGGTGTCCACCTGGCAACAGCAGGTGGACGTCGTCGAACTCGCGCTCGCCGCGACGACCGCGGGCGCGTGGTCGGTCGACCTCCCGGACTTCGAGACTACGTGGAGTACGGAACTACCCGAGGTCCTCGGTGTGGACGCGGCCGAGACCGCCGCCGTCCGGGAGCGGCTGCTCGAATTGATCGAGCCGTTGACCGTGGCGGCACAGAATTGCCCGGTGTGGCACAATTTCGATCTCGAGCAGCGCCACATGACGCCCGGCGGTGAAACACGATGGACCCGCTTTCTCGCCCGCGCCCAGGGCAATGCCGTCACCGGGAAGGTGCATCGACTGGTGGGAATCGCTGCTGACGTGACCGAGCGGCACGGCAACGCGCAGGCCCTGGCCGATCTCGCGGACCGCTATCGCCTGCTCGTGGAGTTCAGTCCGGACGGCATCTGCGTGCATCAGGACGGCGATCTCGTCTACGTCAACCCGGCCGCCGCCCGCTTCGTCGCCGCCGACGAGCCCTCCGCCGTGCTCGGCCGCCCCATCATCGACTTCGTCAACCCGAGGTCCGTGCCGGAGTTGCTGCAGCGCGTGTCCTCCCTCCGCGGTCCCGGCGAGGCCACCGAGCCGACCGAGGTGCGGCTCTCCCGGCTCGACGGCGGGTCGATGCTCATCGAGTCCGTGTCCGTGCGCACCACCTGGAAGGGCCGTCCCGCCTATCAGGTGATCATGCGCGACATCACGGCGCAGAAGGCCGCCGAGTCGGCGCTGCGCTACCAGGCCGCCCTGGTCAGCCACGTCAGCGACGCGATCATCGGCACCAGCTCGGACGGCATGGTGACGAGCTGGAACCCCGCGGCCGAGCGCGTGTACGGCCACAGCGAGGACGTCGCTCTCGGCAGGTCCGTGGGGGAGGTCGTGGGCGCGACGCTCGACCCGCAGGCGGTGGTCGCGCAGGGCGGGGTGATCGAGGCGGAACATCGCAAGGCCGACGGGTCCGCACTGACGGTGCGCGTGTCGGCCTCCCCGATGGACACCGGCTACGTGCTCGTGTGCGCCGACGAGACCGCGCGCCGGGCCGCCGAACGGCGCTACCGCACCGTGGTGGCCGCTCTCGACGAGGGTGTCGTGGTGCTCGACGCCAACGGCCTGGTCGGGTCGGCCAATCCCGCGGCGGGCCGGATCCTCGGGCTGCCCGTCGAGGCCATGATCGGGTGCTCGCCGACGTTGTTCCCGCTGCACGACGAGTCGGGCGCCCGTATCCCGCCCAGCGAGTACCCGTCGTCGTTGGTGCGGACCACGGGCATGGCCACCCAGAACCGGGTCGTGCGGGCCCGGAGGCCCGACGGGTGCTGGGTGTGGCTGTCCATGAGTTGCCGCCCGCTGGACTCGGGCGCCACACCCCCGCACCAGGTGGTCACGTCGTTCACCGACATCACCGAGCGCAAGGCGATCGGCGAACGGCTCGAACACGACGCGACGCACGACCCGCTGACCGGCCTCGCCAACCGCACGCTCGTCCTCCAGCGGTTGAGCGAGGCACTGCACCGCCGCCGTGACGGGTCGCTCGCCTGCGTGCTGTTCATCGACCTCGACAAGTTCAAGGTCATCAACGACTCGCTCGGACACGGCATCGGCGACAAGGTGCTGCGGATCGCGGGCCAGCGGCTGAAGAACAGCGTGCGCCGCAACGACCTGGTGGGCAGGCTCGGCGGTGACGAGTTCGCGGTCGTGACCCTGGGTGTGGAGCACGGCAAGCAGATCCGGGCGCTCATCCACCACATCCGCGACGCGCTGACCGAGCCGATCACCGTGGACGGCCGCAGGCTACGCGTCGACGCCAGCATCGGCGTGGTGACCGCGGGCGAGGACGACGAACGGTCGGCCGAGGACCTGCTGCGTGACGCCGACGTGGCGATGTACCAGGCCAAGACGCGGGGGCGAGGGCGCCACGAGTTCTTCGACGTCGAGCTGCGCGAGCGGGTCCAGCGGCAGCTGCGGCTGGAGCAGGACCTGCGCGACTCCGTGCGGGCGGGGCAGCTCTGGGTCGCCTACCAGCCCGTCGTCGACCTGCGCACCTACCAGCGGGTGGCCGTCGAGGGGCTGTTGCGCTGGCAGCATCCCGTGCACGGTCTGATCTCGCCGGGCGAGTTCATCCCGCTGGCCGAGGAGAGCGACCTCATCAACCTCGTCGGCGGGCACATGCTCCGCACCGCCACCCGGGAGCTGGCCCGCCGCCGGCTGCGCGGCGACGTCCGCACGAGGCTCACCGTCAATCTCTCGGCGCGTCAGCTGGAGGACGACTCGGTGGTCGACGCCGTCCACGACGCGCTACGCAGCACGGGCCTCCCGCCCGCCGAACTGTGCCTGGAGATCACCGAGAGCGCCCTCATGCGCGATCCCGAGGCGGCGGCGGACGTCCTCACGGCCCTGCGTGGTCTGGGCGTCCGGTTGGCGATCGACGACTTCGGCACCGGCTACTCGTCGCTCGCCCAGCTCTGGAAGCTCCCACTCGACACGCTCAAGATCGACCGCTCGTTCGTGATGGGCCTCGACGGTTCCGACCACGCGGACGCCGAAGCCATCATCAAGGGCATCGTCACCATGGCCCACTCGATGGGGCTGACCGTCATCGCCGAGGGCACCGAGAACGAACGCCAGGTGGCCATCCTGCGCGGGCTGGGGTGCGACCAGGCGCAGGGCTACCACTTCGGCAGACCGGCTCCGGCCGACGAGGTGTTCCGGAGCTGA
- a CDS encoding LutB/LldF family L-lactate oxidation iron-sulfur protein — protein sequence MGRNPVTWLGSPTFPRAARAALDDTQLRTNLRKATTTIRAKRAEAVAELDDWERLRRAGEAIKDDVLANLDTYLVRLEEAVTARGGVVHWARDAEKANRIVHDLARAKGADEVVKVKSMATAEIGLNEYLEARGVRPVETDLAELIVQLGKDRPSHILVPAIHRNRAEIREIFSRTMAEPPAGDEPRVLAEAARRHLRRRFLAAKVAVSGANFAVADTGSIAVVESEGNGRMCVTLPETLITVMGIEKLVPTWRDLEVFLQLLPRSSTAERMNPYTSIWTGVTPGDGPSEFHLVLLDNGRSATLADEVGRQALRCIRCSACLNVCPVYERTGGQAYGSVYPGPIGAILAPQLAGDMADEQAASLPYASSLCGACYEVCPVRINIPEVLTHLRAQAVKAKPRHDPEALAMSAAAWVFRDPRRYEAAQRAGSLSRFFAGGDGTLKRLPWPGSRWTATRDVPAVPKESFRMWWRRSRE from the coding sequence GTGGGTCGCAACCCCGTGACGTGGCTCGGGAGCCCGACGTTTCCCCGCGCGGCCCGCGCCGCACTCGACGACACGCAGCTGCGCACGAACCTGCGCAAGGCCACCACCACCATCCGCGCCAAGCGGGCGGAGGCCGTGGCCGAGCTCGACGACTGGGAGCGGTTGCGCAGAGCGGGCGAGGCGATCAAGGACGACGTGCTCGCCAACCTGGACACCTACCTGGTGCGGCTGGAGGAGGCCGTCACCGCCCGCGGCGGGGTGGTGCACTGGGCGCGGGACGCCGAGAAGGCGAACCGCATCGTCCACGACCTCGCCCGGGCCAAGGGCGCCGACGAGGTCGTGAAGGTGAAGTCCATGGCCACCGCAGAGATCGGGCTGAACGAGTATCTCGAAGCTCGGGGCGTGCGGCCGGTCGAGACCGATCTCGCGGAACTGATCGTGCAGTTGGGGAAGGACCGGCCGTCGCACATCCTCGTGCCCGCGATCCACCGCAACCGGGCCGAGATCCGGGAGATCTTCTCGCGCACGATGGCGGAACCGCCCGCCGGCGACGAGCCGCGGGTGCTGGCGGAGGCGGCGCGGCGGCACCTGCGCCGCCGGTTCCTCGCAGCCAAGGTCGCCGTTTCCGGGGCCAACTTCGCCGTCGCGGACACGGGCTCGATCGCCGTGGTGGAGTCGGAGGGCAACGGGCGCATGTGCGTGACGCTGCCCGAGACGCTGATCACGGTGATGGGCATCGAGAAGCTCGTGCCCACGTGGCGCGACCTCGAAGTGTTCCTGCAACTGCTGCCGAGGTCGTCGACGGCGGAGCGGATGAACCCGTACACGTCGATCTGGACGGGAGTCACTCCGGGCGACGGGCCGAGCGAGTTCCACCTCGTCCTCCTCGACAACGGCCGCAGCGCCACGCTCGCGGACGAGGTGGGGAGGCAGGCGCTGCGGTGCATCCGCTGCTCGGCCTGCCTCAACGTGTGCCCGGTGTACGAACGCACCGGCGGGCAGGCCTACGGGTCGGTCTACCCCGGGCCGATCGGCGCGATCCTCGCGCCGCAGCTGGCCGGTGACATGGCGGACGAGCAGGCGGCCTCGCTGCCGTACGCCTCGTCGCTGTGCGGCGCGTGCTACGAGGTGTGCCCGGTGCGCATCAACATCCCCGAGGTGCTGACGCACCTCCGGGCGCAGGCCGTGAAGGCGAAGCCCAGGCACGACCCCGAGGCGCTGGCGATGTCGGCCGCCGCGTGGGTGTTCCGCGATCCGCGCCGGTACGAGGCGGCGCAGCGAGCGGGTTCGCTGTCGCGGTTCTTCGCCGGAGGCGACGGCACACTCAAGCGCCTCCCGTGGCCGGGGTCGCGGTGGACGGCGACGCGGGACGTGCCCGCCGTGCCGAAGGAGAGCTTCCGCATGTGGTGGAGGCGCAGTCGTGAGTAG
- a CDS encoding LutC/YkgG family protein, translated as MSSARREILARIRSAPRVPPRTVPRDYDTVRAVADPVGLFVERVEHYKAVVHRVVAGELPRTIGECLRRRGVDSVVAPPDLPEPWRVDGVRWLLDEPPLDLSVVDGVDGVVTGAAVGIAETGTIVLDAGAAQGRRLLTLVPDYHLCVVRAEAIAVSVPEALRRLDPTRPLTFVSGPSATSDIELDRVEGVHGPRTLEVLVVDA; from the coding sequence GTGAGTAGCGCCCGCCGCGAGATCCTCGCCCGCATCCGAAGCGCTCCGCGCGTGCCACCCAGGACGGTGCCGAGGGATTACGACACGGTCCGCGCCGTGGCCGACCCGGTGGGTCTGTTCGTCGAGCGGGTGGAGCACTACAAGGCCGTCGTCCACCGCGTGGTGGCTGGGGAGCTGCCGCGCACGATCGGCGAGTGTCTCCGCCGTCGCGGTGTGGACAGCGTGGTGGCACCGCCGGATCTTCCCGAGCCGTGGCGCGTGGACGGCGTGCGGTGGCTGCTCGACGAGCCGCCGCTCGACCTGTCCGTTGTGGACGGCGTCGACGGAGTGGTCACCGGCGCCGCCGTGGGCATCGCGGAAACGGGAACCATCGTGCTCGACGCGGGTGCGGCCCAGGGACGACGGCTGCTCACCCTCGTGCCCGACTACCACCTGTGCGTGGTCCGCGCCGAGGCGATCGCGGTCAGCGTCCCCGAGGCGTTGCGGCGGCTCGACCCGACCCGGCCTCTGACGTTCGTGAGCGGCCCCTCGGCGACCAGCGACATCGAGCTCGACCGAGTGGAGGGCGTGCACGGCCCGAGGACGCTCGAAGTGCTCGTCGTGGACGCGTGA